A stretch of the Hymenobacter tibetensis genome encodes the following:
- a CDS encoding efflux RND transporter periplasmic adaptor subunit: MKTVFMLMSCCVLYCCSSCSKKKEEKEEKIKLVVTSPWLKDTTVTQEYVAQIHSVQHIELRALEKGYLQKIYVDEGQAVKQGQLMFQIMPVIYQAELKKSQAEANYVGLEYQNTKRLADNNVVSKNELALAQAKFDKANAEVSLAQTHLQFTTVRAPFSGIMDHFQGRLGSLVDEGDLLTTLSDNSKMWVYYNVPEAEYLAYKAHTKASDSPMKVKLMMANNEVFDQAGVVQAIEADFNNETGNIAFRATFPNPNGLLRNGETGSILMTVPLKHALLIPQKATFEILEKKYVYVVDDHKKVHQKEVTIGSEMPDLYVIKDGLAAGDKILLEGIRKVKDGDKIRYDYEDPQKVITHLKVYSE; the protein is encoded by the coding sequence ATGAAAACCGTGTTCATGCTCATGAGCTGCTGTGTTTTGTACTGCTGCTCCAGTTGCTCAAAGAAAAAAGAGGAGAAGGAAGAAAAGATTAAACTGGTGGTAACCAGTCCGTGGCTGAAAGACACGACCGTCACGCAGGAATACGTAGCCCAGATTCACTCCGTACAGCACATCGAGCTCCGGGCTTTGGAAAAAGGGTACCTGCAAAAAATCTATGTCGATGAGGGTCAGGCCGTAAAGCAGGGCCAACTCATGTTCCAGATTATGCCCGTGATTTATCAGGCCGAGCTGAAAAAGTCACAGGCGGAAGCCAATTACGTGGGTCTGGAATACCAGAACACCAAACGGCTAGCCGACAATAATGTGGTGTCGAAAAACGAGTTGGCGCTGGCGCAAGCGAAGTTCGACAAGGCTAACGCCGAAGTGTCGTTGGCACAAACGCATTTGCAGTTCACCACCGTCCGGGCGCCATTTAGCGGCATTATGGACCATTTTCAGGGCCGGCTGGGCAGTTTGGTGGATGAAGGCGACTTGCTGACTACGCTCTCCGACAACAGCAAGATGTGGGTGTACTACAACGTGCCGGAAGCAGAATACTTGGCCTACAAAGCCCACACCAAAGCCAGCGACAGCCCCATGAAGGTGAAGCTGATGATGGCCAACAACGAAGTGTTCGATCAGGCGGGTGTGGTGCAAGCCATTGAGGCTGATTTCAATAACGAAACCGGCAACATCGCCTTCCGGGCCACTTTTCCGAATCCCAACGGCCTGCTCCGCAACGGCGAAACCGGCTCCATCCTCATGACGGTTCCATTGAAACATGCCCTGCTGATTCCGCAGAAAGCCACGTTCGAAATCCTGGAAAAGAAATACGTCTACGTGGTCGACGACCACAAGAAAGTGCACCAGAAAGAGGTGACTATCGGGTCGGAAATGCCCGATCTGTACGTCATCAAAGACGGCTTGGCCGCAGGCGACAAAATCCTGCTGGAAGGAATTCGGAAGGTGAAAGACGGCGACAAAATCCGCTACGATTACGAAGATCCGCAGAAGGTCATCACCCACTTGAAAGTGTATAGCGAGTAA